One window of Flavobacteriales bacterium genomic DNA carries:
- a CDS encoding Omp28-related outer membrane protein: MRNLIIPILLIASLSGCDIIDQPKAETASPVVAGGGVTRNVLLEDCTGHLCPNCPEAALIADHLKGVYGDRLVVVAVHMSSTFAAPQLPLGDGVYDTDFRTPAGNEYETTFSVSGLPKGLIGRAPYNNLMPVSRSNWSPAVAQLIDLPASIDLWFDTLSYNSATDMVSATVKAAVLNAIPAPQNLTIYLTEDHIIDWQEDGSQPLGQQDIENYEHRHVLRAALNSPWGEAFISADAQPGDTLISTFSYPLPSVGAVNQVLNTDNCALVAYVSNSAGAAQYEVQQVTERKFVP; this comes from the coding sequence ATGCGCAACCTCATCATCCCGATCCTCCTGATCGCTTCTCTTTCAGGTTGTGACATCATCGATCAGCCCAAGGCCGAAACGGCAAGTCCGGTGGTGGCGGGCGGTGGCGTTACACGTAATGTGTTGTTGGAGGATTGCACTGGGCACCTTTGTCCCAATTGTCCGGAGGCGGCACTGATAGCGGATCACTTGAAGGGGGTGTATGGCGACCGCTTGGTCGTGGTGGCCGTACACATGTCCTCCACGTTCGCCGCCCCCCAATTACCGCTCGGCGACGGGGTCTATGACACGGATTTCCGGACACCGGCGGGGAACGAGTATGAAACGACCTTCTCCGTCAGTGGTTTACCAAAAGGGCTGATCGGTCGTGCACCGTACAACAACCTCATGCCTGTTTCCAGAAGTAATTGGAGCCCCGCAGTGGCCCAATTGATCGACCTTCCTGCAAGCATTGACCTCTGGTTCGACACGCTCAGCTATAACAGTGCTACGGACATGGTATCCGCCACCGTGAAAGCGGCCGTGTTAAATGCTATTCCAGCGCCACAGAACCTCACGATCTACCTGACCGAGGACCACATCATCGATTGGCAGGAGGACGGCAGCCAACCGTTGGGGCAACAGGACATCGAGAACTACGAACACCGCCATGTGCTCCGTGCCGCGCTGAACAGCCCATGGGGTGAGGCCTTCATTTCTGCGGACGCGCAACCCGGCGACACCTTGATCAGCACCTTCTCCTATCCCCTTCCATCTGTTGGCGCGGTGAACCAAGTGCTCAACACGGACAACTGCGCCCTTGTGGCCTATGTGTCCAACAGCGCCGGCGCTGCCCAGTACGAGGTACAGCAGGTGACGGAGCGGAAGTTCGTACCCTAG
- the queG gene encoding tRNA epoxyqueuosine(34) reductase QueG translates to MIDTTERSARIKTKAGELGFLACGIAEAGFLDTEAPRLERWLSEERNGAMSYMANHFDLRLDPRKLVLGAKSVISLAYNYFTPDKQEDPEAPKLSTYAYGRDYHKVVKQRLKPLMAFITEQFGEVAMRCFTDSAPVLEKAWAQKAGIGWRGKHTNVIRQSNGSFFFLCEIILDLELAPDAPATDHCGTCRRCIDACPTDAITPYGVDGSKCISYFTIELKDAIPTDAGDFKNWAFGCDICQQVCPWNRFSTPHQEPDFNPKPELMGLTADEWHGMTEVLFDELFQGSPVKRTKYEGLKRNLRYLGEQGGTPQSHGVTES, encoded by the coding sequence ATGATCGACACTACGGAACGTTCGGCACGCATCAAGACCAAGGCCGGTGAGCTGGGCTTTCTCGCGTGCGGCATTGCTGAGGCCGGGTTCTTAGACACAGAAGCTCCCCGGTTGGAACGCTGGCTCAGCGAGGAAAGGAATGGTGCGATGAGCTACATGGCGAACCACTTCGACCTGCGGCTTGATCCACGGAAGCTGGTGCTCGGCGCCAAAAGCGTGATCAGTCTGGCCTACAACTACTTCACCCCGGACAAGCAGGAAGACCCCGAAGCGCCGAAGCTCAGCACGTACGCTTACGGCCGCGATTACCACAAAGTGGTGAAGCAGCGCCTAAAACCCTTGATGGCCTTTATCACGGAGCAGTTCGGTGAGGTGGCCATGCGCTGCTTTACGGACAGTGCGCCGGTGCTGGAGAAGGCTTGGGCGCAGAAAGCGGGCATCGGTTGGCGCGGAAAGCACACCAACGTGATACGCCAGAGCAACGGCTCGTTCTTCTTTCTCTGTGAGATCATCCTGGACCTGGAACTTGCACCGGACGCGCCTGCCACGGACCACTGTGGTACGTGCCGGCGTTGCATCGACGCCTGCCCCACGGATGCGATCACTCCCTACGGCGTGGACGGCAGCAAGTGCATCAGCTACTTCACCATCGAACTGAAGGACGCCATTCCCACGGATGCCGGGGACTTCAAGAACTGGGCGTTCGGCTGCGACATCTGTCAGCAGGTATGCCCATGGAACCGCTTCAGCACACCTCACCAAGAACCGGACTTCAACCCGAAGCCGGAATTGATGGGCCTAACAGCGGACGAGTGGCACGGTATGACCGAGGTGCTCTTCGATGAACTCTTTCAAGGAAGCCCAGTGAAACGCACGAAGTACGAGGGGCTGAAACGGAACTTGAGGTACTTGGGCGAGCAGGGAGGTACACCACAGAGTCACGGAGTCACGGAGTCGTGA
- the ruvB gene encoding Holliday junction branch migration DNA helicase RuvB — protein MAEQFDVRDEQRSASDKEMEQVLRPRRFEEFAGQKAVTDNLKVFVQAAKMREEALDHVLLHGPPGLGKTTLAGIIAHEMGVGMRVTSGPVLDKPADLAGLLTNLEPHDILFIDEIHRLSPIVEEYLYSAMEDYRIDLVIDAGPNARTVQINLNPFTLVGATTRSGLLTAPLRARFGINSRLDYYDAETLTGILKRSASLLHVPIVEEAAHEIARRSRGTPRIANSLLRRVRDFAQIQGDGSIDMAIAKHALKALNVDAHGLDEMDNRILLCIIDKFAGGPVGLNTVATAVGEESGTIEEVYEPFLIMEGYIMRTPRGRQATERAYKHLGKAPKPKPGGLFE, from the coding sequence ATGGCTGAGCAGTTCGACGTCCGTGATGAACAGCGTTCCGCCTCCGACAAGGAGATGGAACAGGTGCTGCGCCCGCGCCGGTTCGAAGAATTCGCCGGGCAGAAGGCCGTTACGGACAACTTGAAAGTGTTCGTGCAGGCAGCCAAGATGCGCGAAGAAGCCTTGGACCACGTGCTGCTGCATGGTCCGCCAGGATTGGGGAAAACCACCCTCGCCGGGATCATCGCCCACGAAATGGGCGTGGGCATGCGCGTAACGAGCGGCCCGGTGTTGGACAAGCCTGCGGACCTCGCTGGCCTGCTCACCAACCTGGAGCCGCACGACATCCTCTTCATCGACGAGATCCACCGGCTCAGCCCCATCGTAGAGGAATACCTCTACAGCGCCATGGAGGACTACCGTATCGATCTAGTGATCGACGCGGGTCCGAACGCACGCACGGTGCAGATCAACCTGAACCCGTTCACCTTGGTGGGCGCCACCACGCGCAGTGGCCTGCTCACGGCTCCGCTGCGTGCACGGTTCGGGATCAATAGCCGGTTGGACTATTACGACGCCGAAACGCTCACAGGCATCCTGAAACGCTCCGCGAGCCTCTTGCATGTTCCCATTGTGGAGGAGGCGGCACATGAGATCGCGCGCCGGAGCCGCGGCACGCCCCGCATTGCCAACTCACTGCTACGCCGGGTGCGTGATTTTGCACAGATCCAAGGTGATGGCAGCATTGATATGGCCATCGCGAAGCATGCGCTGAAGGCGCTCAACGTGGATGCGCACGGCCTGGACGAGATGGACAACCGCATCCTGCTCTGCATCATTGATAAGTTCGCCGGTGGTCCCGTGGGCTTGAATACCGTGGCCACGGCGGTGGGCGAGGAAAGCGGCACCATCGAGGAGGTCTACGAGCCGTTCCTGATCATGGAGGGCTACATCATGCGCACCCCGCGCGGCAGGCAGGCCACCGAACGCGCCTACAAGCATCTGGGCAAGGCCCCGAAGCCCAAGCCGGGAGGTCTGTTCGAGTGA
- a CDS encoding cbb3-type cytochrome c oxidase subunit I, giving the protein MSVVAHPQAADSGHAHEEHHHHKESFISKYIFSQDHKMISKQFLVTAIVMAWVAMIMSIIFRLQIAFPGESFAFTHFFLGDKWAPDGVLSSSMYLALVTIHGTIMVFFVLTGGLSGTFSNLLIPFQVGARDMASGFINMLSFWFFLVAAFVMLASLFVESGPASGGWTVYPPLSVLPQAIPGSGAGMTLWLFSMVLFVAGSLMGSLNYIVTVLNLRTKGMRMTRLPLTIWAFLLTAIIGVLAFPVLVSAVALLIMDRMLGTSFYLSEIHIAGEALDNMGGSPILYQHLFWFLGHPEVYIVILPAFGISSEVISTMSRKPIFGYRAMIGSLMAISFLSFLVWAHHMFVSGMNPFLGSVFVFTTVLIAIPSSVKVFNYLTTLWRGNIVFSPAMLFSVGMVSTFIAGGLTGIILANGALDIQVHDTYFVIAHFHMVMGVSAIFAMMAGVYHWFPRMYGRMMSNKLGYLHFWVTLIAAYGVFIPMHYVGLAGGPRRYYDYTEFPMFQGHFMDLNVMITVFACIGGAVQLVFTYNFFHSIWRGQKAPQNPWHSNTLEWTAPVEHMHGNWPGPIPTVYRWPYDYSKPGKLEDYVPQNVPLEEGEEDH; this is encoded by the coding sequence ATGAGCGTCGTAGCCCATCCGCAGGCGGCCGATAGCGGCCACGCCCACGAGGAGCACCACCACCATAAGGAGAGCTTCATATCGAAGTACATCTTCTCGCAGGATCACAAGATGATCAGCAAGCAGTTCCTGGTCACTGCCATCGTCATGGCATGGGTGGCCATGATCATGTCCATCATCTTCCGCCTACAGATCGCATTCCCGGGCGAGAGTTTTGCCTTTACGCATTTCTTCCTCGGCGACAAATGGGCGCCCGATGGCGTTCTGAGCTCCTCAATGTACCTCGCGCTGGTCACCATCCACGGCACGATCATGGTGTTCTTCGTGCTCACGGGCGGGCTCTCCGGAACCTTCAGCAACCTGCTGATCCCCTTTCAAGTGGGAGCACGGGACATGGCTAGCGGATTCATCAACATGCTCTCCTTCTGGTTCTTCCTTGTGGCGGCCTTCGTCATGTTGGCCTCCTTGTTCGTGGAGAGCGGCCCCGCCTCCGGGGGATGGACGGTCTATCCACCACTGAGCGTATTACCCCAGGCCATTCCGGGGTCCGGTGCCGGTATGACGCTTTGGCTCTTCAGCATGGTGCTCTTCGTCGCAGGTTCCTTGATGGGAAGCCTGAATTATATCGTCACCGTGTTGAACCTGCGCACAAAGGGCATGCGCATGACGCGGCTACCGCTCACCATCTGGGCCTTCCTCCTCACCGCCATCATCGGTGTGCTGGCCTTCCCGGTCTTAGTGAGCGCGGTCGCCTTGCTGATCATGGACCGCATGCTCGGCACGAGCTTCTACCTCAGTGAGATCCACATCGCGGGCGAGGCACTTGACAATATGGGCGGCAGCCCGATCCTTTACCAGCACCTCTTCTGGTTCCTGGGCCACCCGGAGGTGTACATCGTGATCCTCCCGGCCTTCGGCATCAGCTCCGAGGTGATCTCCACCATGAGCCGCAAGCCCATCTTCGGCTACCGTGCCATGATCGGATCGCTCATGGCGATCTCCTTCCTGAGCTTTCTGGTCTGGGCACACCACATGTTCGTGTCCGGCATGAACCCCTTCCTGGGCAGCGTATTCGTGTTCACCACCGTGCTGATCGCCATCCCCAGTTCCGTGAAGGTCTTCAATTACCTCACCACGCTTTGGCGGGGCAACATCGTCTTCTCCCCGGCCATGCTCTTCAGCGTCGGCATGGTGTCCACCTTCATCGCCGGCGGCCTCACCGGTATCATTCTCGCCAACGGTGCACTTGACATCCAGGTACACGACACCTATTTCGTGATCGCGCACTTCCACATGGTGATGGGAGTAAGTGCCATCTTCGCAATGATGGCCGGGGTGTACCACTGGTTCCCCCGCATGTACGGCCGGATGATGAGCAACAAGCTGGGGTACCTCCATTTCTGGGTCACCCTGATCGCCGCTTATGGTGTGTTTATTCCCATGCACTATGTGGGCCTGGCCGGCGGCCCACGTCGTTACTATGATTACACCGAGTTCCCCATGTTCCAAGGCCACTTCATGGACCTGAACGTGATGATCACCGTCTTCGCCTGTATCGGTGGCGCGGTGCAATTGGTGTTCACGTACAACTTCTTCCACAGCATCTGGCGCGGGCAAAAGGCCCCGCAAAATCCGTGGCACAGCAACACCTTGGAGTGGACCGCCCCGGTGGAGCACATGCATGGGAACTGGCCCGGCCCCATCCCCACTGTGTACCGCTGGCCCTACGATTACAGCAAGCCCGGAAAGCTGGAGGACTATGTGCCCCAGAACGTTCCCTTGGAAGAAGGGGAAGAGGACCATTGA
- a CDS encoding cytochrome c oxidase subunit II: protein MTTLLILAVLVLGFMVALRLSRVAELTAKLRGEREEHIPEHENRLSGRLMWAFGVAYFAFFIWIPVHYHDMLLPPPASTQGVWIETMLHFNWIMLSIVFVGTNTALFWFAGKYYHRPGKKAYWYPHNNRLELLWTVVPAFVLVCVIIYGLVIWEKITAAPEPGTMEVEVYAKQFDWTFRYPGKDGQLGATDFRLINGDNPLGVVTRTTITKRLAELHDQMLQEKADRDAQAEILPQDLKDEKDEHIAHLGRMSKGIMDLRTLMEQDIADNGNNSTYLHGGDDKITKEFHLPVDMPVELVIRSQDVIHSVYLPHMRAQMNAVPGMVTRMHLVPSITTDSMRTITGNPDFDYILMCNKVCGISHYNMQAPLTVESAGAFKVWNILLSAFENSSGASVGEAGTDPAKTEAATGAEAAEGKNQQPN from the coding sequence ATGACGACGTTGTTGATACTTGCGGTCCTGGTGCTTGGCTTCATGGTGGCGCTCCGCCTGAGCCGGGTGGCCGAACTCACGGCTAAATTGCGCGGCGAGCGGGAAGAGCACATCCCAGAGCATGAAAACCGGCTATCCGGGCGGTTGATGTGGGCCTTTGGCGTGGCCTATTTTGCCTTCTTCATCTGGATCCCAGTCCACTACCATGATATGCTCCTACCCCCGCCGGCGAGTACGCAGGGCGTCTGGATCGAAACCATGCTCCATTTCAACTGGATCATGCTGAGCATCGTCTTCGTCGGGACCAACACCGCCCTATTCTGGTTCGCGGGCAAATATTACCACCGGCCCGGTAAGAAGGCGTACTGGTACCCGCATAACAACCGGTTGGAGCTGCTATGGACCGTTGTGCCCGCTTTCGTTCTGGTCTGTGTGATCATCTATGGCCTGGTCATCTGGGAGAAGATCACGGCCGCTCCGGAACCCGGCACCATGGAGGTGGAGGTGTATGCGAAGCAGTTCGACTGGACTTTCCGTTATCCCGGAAAGGACGGTCAGTTGGGCGCCACGGATTTCCGGTTGATCAACGGGGACAACCCCCTGGGCGTCGTTACTCGCACCACCATTACCAAGCGATTGGCGGAGCTGCACGACCAGATGCTGCAGGAGAAGGCTGATCGGGATGCGCAGGCGGAGATCCTGCCTCAGGACCTTAAGGATGAAAAGGATGAGCACATCGCGCACTTGGGCCGCATGTCAAAGGGCATCATGGACCTGCGCACGCTGATGGAACAGGACATTGCCGACAATGGCAACAACAGTACCTATCTCCACGGTGGCGATGACAAGATCACCAAGGAGTTCCATTTACCGGTGGACATGCCCGTGGAACTTGTGATCCGGAGCCAGGACGTGATCCACAGTGTTTACCTGCCGCACATGCGCGCCCAAATGAACGCCGTTCCCGGAATGGTCACCCGTATGCATCTGGTGCCCAGTATCACCACGGACAGCATGCGCACCATCACGGGAAACCCGGATTTCGATTATATCCTGATGTGCAACAAGGTGTGCGGGATATCACACTACAACATGCAAGCGCCTTTGACCGTGGAAAGCGCAGGAGCCTTCAAGGTGTGGAATATCCTACTGTCGGCTTTTGAGAATTCCTCCGGGGCATCCGTGGGAGAGGCCGGTACCGATCCCGCCAAGACCGAAGCCGCCACCGGGGCGGAGGCCGCCGAAGGCAAGAACCAACAACCGAACTGA
- a CDS encoding quinol:cytochrome C oxidoreductase, with the protein MNFTISKRARTVTLALIIIGLVMAGIGVVGDHTDHKQYSWAAFYANALFFFFIALGTLFFYAVNHITESAWTVLVKRVYEGIIGYLPLGALFVLICLVAGSVGLNHIWPWMDTRTLDTADPAHYDAHIELLSPYLNKPFFWVRAILIMGTFILFARWFRSHSLRMDGETGETLMRSHWQNYRRSVVFMVLFAFFSSVLSWDWIMSIDVHWKSALFGWYVFAGMWVGGMIVAVLIVLYLKGKGYLPQVNGSHIQDMGKWVFAVSFLWSYLYFAQFLLTWYANIPEEGTYFKVRIDHHPWLTWGMYFINFALPMVLLMSRDSKRSPRYLIGVAGLIFIGHWLDTVQMIMPGSLGDHFHSIGTLEIGFFIAFLGLFIHTVLTTLAKAPLTVVAHPFLEESVHHQI; encoded by the coding sequence ATGAATTTCACCATAAGCAAACGGGCCCGGACGGTCACCTTGGCTTTGATCATCATCGGTCTGGTGATGGCAGGGATCGGCGTGGTGGGCGACCATACCGACCATAAACAGTATTCCTGGGCGGCTTTCTATGCCAACGCCCTCTTCTTCTTCTTCATCGCATTGGGCACCCTGTTCTTCTATGCGGTGAACCATATCACCGAGTCGGCATGGACGGTGCTGGTAAAACGGGTATACGAGGGCATCATCGGCTATCTGCCCTTGGGTGCATTGTTCGTCCTGATCTGCTTGGTGGCCGGCTCTGTCGGGCTGAACCACATCTGGCCTTGGATGGACACGCGGACATTGGACACTGCCGACCCGGCCCACTATGATGCGCACATCGAACTATTGTCGCCTTACCTCAACAAGCCCTTCTTCTGGGTGCGCGCCATCCTAATAATGGGGACCTTCATCCTCTTCGCACGCTGGTTCCGCTCGCACAGCCTGCGTATGGACGGGGAGACCGGAGAGACATTGATGCGTTCACATTGGCAGAACTACCGCCGCAGCGTTGTGTTCATGGTGCTCTTTGCCTTCTTCAGCTCGGTCTTGTCCTGGGATTGGATCATGAGCATCGACGTGCATTGGAAGAGCGCGCTCTTCGGGTGGTACGTCTTCGCAGGTATGTGGGTCGGTGGCATGATCGTGGCGGTGCTCATCGTGCTTTACCTCAAGGGCAAAGGATATCTGCCACAGGTGAACGGTAGCCACATCCAGGACATGGGCAAGTGGGTCTTCGCAGTGAGCTTCCTGTGGAGCTATCTTTATTTCGCCCAATTCCTGCTGACGTGGTATGCGAACATCCCTGAAGAGGGGACCTATTTCAAGGTCCGTATCGACCATCATCCTTGGCTGACCTGGGGCATGTATTTCATCAACTTCGCCCTGCCCATGGTACTGCTGATGAGCCGCGATTCCAAGCGCAGCCCCCGCTATCTCATCGGCGTGGCCGGGCTCATCTTCATCGGCCATTGGCTGGACACCGTCCAGATGATCATGCCGGGATCGCTGGGCGATCATTTCCATAGTATCGGCACGCTGGAGATCGGTTTCTTCATCGCCTTCCTCGGCCTTTTCATCCACACGGTACTGACCACCTTGGCAAAGGCGCCCCTCACGGTGGTGGCCCATCCGTTCTTGGAGGAGAGTGTTCACCATCAGATCTGA
- a CDS encoding cytochrome c, with the protein MLRMMSNTKNLLLLVIALGGTALFMGCSSTPDSPGLEYMPDMYRSPAIEAYVDYGQDPYYFGDSTAEAQRGTPSARIPAGGTIPFAENEADASYNFPYPYPNTTEGYEQAGLELHSPIPMTTATVEQGKVIYEKFCTECHGVKGMGDGPVVTKGNYPPPPAYDGNQLGQMPEGKMFHSITFGRNIAMGSHASQLNHKERWLVIQYVKFLQHDGKMPGEGTTTDTTMTAIADAK; encoded by the coding sequence ATGCTGAGGATGATGAGCAACACGAAGAACCTGCTTCTCCTTGTGATCGCCCTTGGCGGCACGGCCCTTTTCATGGGCTGTTCCAGCACTCCGGACAGCCCCGGTCTCGAATACATGCCGGACATGTACCGCAGCCCGGCCATCGAGGCTTATGTGGACTACGGCCAGGACCCGTACTACTTCGGTGACAGCACCGCCGAGGCCCAGCGCGGTACCCCCAGCGCACGGATCCCGGCCGGAGGGACCATCCCGTTCGCGGAGAACGAGGCTGATGCCAGCTACAATTTCCCCTACCCCTATCCCAACACAACGGAAGGCTACGAGCAAGCCGGCCTCGAACTGCACAGCCCCATTCCCATGACCACGGCCACGGTGGAGCAGGGCAAGGTGATCTATGAGAAGTTCTGCACCGAATGCCATGGCGTAAAAGGAATGGGGGACGGGCCGGTGGTGACCAAGGGGAATTATCCGCCTCCGCCAGCCTACGACGGGAACCAGCTCGGCCAAATGCCGGAAGGAAAGATGTTCCATTCGATCACCTTCGGGAGGAACATCGCCATGGGCAGCCATGCCAGCCAGCTGAACCATAAGGAGCGTTGGTTGGTGATCCAATACGTGAAGTTTTTGCAGCACGACGGAAAGATGCCCGGGGAGGGCACGACCACGGACACTACAATGACGGCGATCGCCGACGCCAAGTGA
- a CDS encoding DUF3341 domain-containing protein, with the protein MSNKVIYALYEDPELLKSAARKLITAGVKVRDVFSPCPIHGIDPIIGLKRTRLGIVSFMFGVFGLSLAILGTYYMMIYDWPMNVGGKPNQFYYQNVTAFVPVLFEFTVLCAAHGMAITYLIRNKTLPGMSPRNPDPRSTDDKFIIELRTEDNHGHPAEALTGMLRETTVFEINERQC; encoded by the coding sequence ATGTCCAATAAAGTCATCTACGCGTTATACGAGGACCCGGAACTGTTGAAGTCCGCGGCACGCAAGCTTATCACGGCGGGCGTGAAGGTGCGGGACGTCTTCAGCCCGTGCCCGATACACGGCATCGACCCGATCATCGGCCTGAAGCGCACGCGTTTAGGCATCGTGTCCTTCATGTTCGGGGTCTTCGGGCTTTCTTTAGCGATCCTCGGCACATACTACATGATGATCTATGATTGGCCGATGAACGTGGGCGGCAAGCCGAACCAGTTCTACTACCAGAACGTCACGGCGTTCGTGCCGGTATTGTTCGAGTTCACCGTGCTTTGCGCCGCGCACGGCATGGCGATCACCTATCTCATTCGGAACAAGACACTTCCGGGAATGTCACCGCGGAACCCGGACCCGCGCAGCACGGACGATAAGTTCATCATCGAACTGCGCACGGAGGACAATCATGGCCATCCGGCCGAAGCCCTGACCGGCATGTTGCGTGAGACCACCGTGTTCGAGATCAACGAACGCCAATGCTGA